The Ahaetulla prasina isolate Xishuangbanna chromosome 3, ASM2864084v1, whole genome shotgun sequence genome window below encodes:
- the LOC131194381 gene encoding leukocyte elastase inhibitor-like: MDKLADANSQFALDLFQKLKEAHPTGNVFFSPLSLSSALAMVVLGARGNTASQLLKTLHFDGVEDLHSVFHTLNDKINRSNAPYILKLANRLYGEKTFNFLSDFLNSTQNLYGAELSTVDFSNAPGKAKKEINQWVEQQTEGKIPELLSEGSISEMTKLVLVNAVYFKGNWAKAFKEEDTEDKPFRLNKTEKKTVKMMFMKEKLPFHYIADCKCRVLELPYKGKHLSMIILLPDSIEDNSTGLEQLEKQLTLEKLQEWTQPENMNSDVDVYVHLPKFQLEENYDLKSYFAALGLVDVFDSGKADLSGMSGAQDLHVSKIVHKSFLEVNEVGTEAAAATAIPVAFCLLMEENFNADHPFLFFIRHNPTNAILFLGRFASP, encoded by the exons ATGGATAAACTGGCTGATGCAAACTCGCAGTTTGCGCTGGATCTTTTCCAAAAGTTGAAGGAAGCCCACCCAACCGGCAACGTTTTCTTTTCTCCGCTCAGTTTATCGTCCGCCCTGGCCATGGTCGTCCTAGGGGCCCGGGGTAACACAGCCTCGCAACTCTTGAAG ACACTTCATTTTGATGGTGTTGAAGACCTTCATTCAGTATTTCACACGCTCAATGATAAAATTAATCGGAGCAATGCACCTTATATATTGAAACTTGCTAATAGGTTGTATGGAGAAAAAACTTTCAACTTTTTGTCT GATTTCTTGAATAGTACCCAGAATTTGTATGGAGCTGAGTTATCTACAGTGGATTTCTCAAATGCTCCAGGCAAGGCAAAAAAGGAAATTAACCAATGGGTTGAACAGCAGACTGAAG GTAAAATCCCTGAGTTGTTATCTGAAGGATCCATCAGTGAAATGACTAAATTGGTTTTGGTGAATGCTGTCTACTTTAAAGGCAACTGGGCAAAGGCATTTAAAGAAGAAGATACTGAAGACAAGCCTTTTAGACTAAATAAG ACAGAAAAGAAGACTGTGAAGATGATGTTTATGAAAGAGAaacttccttttcattatatcgcTGACTGCAAGTGTCGTGTGCTGGAACTGCCCTACAAGGGAAAGCATCTTAGTATGATCATCCTTTTGCCTGACAGCATTGAGGATAATTCCACAGGCCTGGAACAG CTGGAGAAGCAGCTTACTTTGGAAAAACTGCAAGAATGGACCCAGCCCGAAAATATGAATTCCGACGTGGACGTCTATGTACATCTACCTAAATTTCAGCTGGAAGAAAACTATGACCTTAAATCTTACTTTGCAGCACTGGGGCTAGTAGATGTGTTTGACAGTGGAAAGGCTGATTTGTCTGGAATGTCAGGAGCTCAGGATCTCCATGTGTCTAAAATTGTCCACAAGTCCTTTCTGGAAGTAAATGAAGTGGGCACTGAAGCAGCAGCTGCTACTGCTATACCTGTGGCTTTTTGTCTGCTCATGGAGGAAAATTTTAATGCTGACCATCCTTTCCTATTTTTTATCCGTCATAATCCAACAA